Within Myxococcus fulvus, the genomic segment CACGCGCAACGCCACCAAGGGCGTGCCCCAGGGCCGCGAGAAGGTGACGAAGGCGTAAGGGAGACGAGCCAGGGCCCGGAAGCCGACCCTCCGGGCAGGGGTTCGCGACTCCAGGTGTCGGGAGGGGCACCTGGAGTCAGCGGACCTGCTCGTCTTGCGGGGTGGTTTGGGTACAGTGGGGGCGTGACAGCCCTCACCCGACCCGTTCTCCCCGTGCTTTTGGCCTCGGCCATGTTGCTGGCGGCGGCGCCCGCGCAGACCGACTCGCGCCAGGTGCTCCTCGACGCCATGTCGAGCGAGCTCTCGCGCAATCAACAACAGCTCAAGCTGCAGAGCCACGAGCCGCCGTACTTCATGAGCTACCAGCTCAAGGACTACGAGCAGGAGGTCGTGGCCGCGCGCTTTGGCGCCATCTTCATGGACGACGGCTACCGGGAGCGGCGGCTGTACGTCGACGCCCGCGTGGGCGACTACGCCTTCGACAGCTCCGTCGCGGAGGGGCTGGAGTTCTCCTTCTCCACCAAGGGCACCAGCTACACGGCGCGCAAGGAGGGGCCGCTGGACGACTCGCCCCTGGCGCTGCGCACGTCGCTGTGGCTGCTCACCGACGAGAAGTACAAGTCCGCGCTCTTCCAGTTCCTGAAGAAGAAGGGCGAGGACGTGTACTCGGTGGAGGACCCGAAGCGGCCCGCCTCCTTCACGAAGGAGAAGCCGAGCACCTTCGTCCAGCCGCCGGTGGCCCGTCCGTTCGACCGGGCGCGCTGGCTGAAGGTGGCGCGCGAGGTGTCCGCGCAGTTCAACGCGCATCCGGAGTTGTTCGACTCGGAGGTGCGCATCACCGCCGACAAGGTGACGCGGCTGTTCGTGTCCACGGAGGGCACGCGGCTGGTGACGGAGGAGACGCTGTACGGGCTCCACGTCTCCGCGGTGACGCGGGCGCCGGACGGACAGCTGCTGGATGACTCGCGCGACTTCTACGCGCCCACGGAGGCGGGGCTGCCGGACGACGAGCGCATCCGTCAGTCGGCGGCGAAGGTCATCGAGGAGCTGATGGCGCTGCGGCAGGCGCCGGCCATCGACCCGTACACGGGCCCGGCCATCCTCGCGCCCGAGGCCTCCGGCGTGCTCTTCCACGAGACGGTGGGCCACCGGTTGGAGGGAGATCGGCAGGACGGCGACAACGAGGGGAAGACCTTCAAGGGACAGGTGGGCAAGCTGGTGCTGCCCGCGTTCCTGTCCATCCATGATGATCCGTCGCAGCGCGCGCTCGCGGGGGAGCCGCTCAACGGCTACTACCTCTACGACGAGGAGGGCGTGAAGGGGCAGCGGGTGACGCTGGTGGAGAAGGGCGTGCTGCGCAACTACCTGCTGGGGCGCCGTCCGGTGGAGGGCTTCCTCCAGTCGAACGGGCACGGTCGCAGCCAGGGCACGCTCAAGCCGGTGGCGCGCATGGCGAACCTCATGGTGGAGAGCACGCGTCAGGTGAGCGACGAGAAGCTGAAGCAGATGCTCATCGACGAGGCGAAGAAGCAGGGCAAGCCGTACGGCCTCATCATCCGCGACATCACCGGTGGCAACACGAACACGTCCAGCTACGGCTATCAGGCCTTCAAGGGCGTGCCGCGCATGGTGTACCGGGTGGACGTGAAGACGGGGAAGGAGACGCTGGTGCGCGGCGTGGAGATCGTCGGCACGCCGCTGTCCGCGGTGAACCGCATCGTCGCCACGGGGCAGAAGCGCGGCATCTTCAACGGCTTCTGCGGCGCGGAGAGCGGGAACGTGCCGGTGTCCACGGTGGCGCCGGCGGCGCTGCTGCAGGAGATCGAGCTGCAGCGCGCGGTGGAGGGCAAGGACCGTCCGCCCCTCCTCCCGAGCCCCGCGGCGCAGCAGGCTCCGCCGCCCGCCGCGAAGCCCTGAGTCACGTTCCGGTTCGAGGGGCCAGAAGGGGGGCACGTCGTGCGCAATCCGCTGCACGAGAGGCGAAGTCCGGCATCACGAGTCCCGTGTCTCGAGGACCTGGGCTCGGGTGCTCGGATGCTCACGGCGTGTCTCCTCCTTCTCGCGAGTCTCGTGACGGGCGAAGCGGCTGCCGAGCCTGTGTCGACCGGGGACGCGTGGTTGGAGCTGGCGCACGATGACAGGCTCAGCCAGGACGGATTCTGGGAGCTCGTCTCCGTGGAGTACACGTTGGATGGGCGGACCTTGCCGTCCACGATGTCTCCGGGGTCCGCGGGGCCTCGACACGCGCTGCCGCTCGGGCTGCGCTGGCTCGACGTGTCGGTGGTGTACGAGGGGCGCTCGTCGGTCTTCTCGTACGTGGATGCGTACCGCTTCGTGATGCGCGGCCGCGTCACCATCGACGCGCGTCCCGGGGACACGGTGCGGATCACCTCGACGGCCTACGAGCGCGACGGGGTCACCGTGCAGTGGCAGCAGCGCCCGGCCTTCATTCTCCTGGGCCAGCCCCAGGAGGCCATCGTCGGAATCGAGTACGGGCCCGTGGTGAACACACCGCTCCCCGACGAAGTGGCCGCGCGCGTCGTCGATGAGGTGCTCGCGGAGGCGCGTCGACTCTCGCCCGAACGTCCCGCCACCGCGTCCATTTCGGAGGCCGTCGCGCCTCCCGTCACGTGCGAGCTCGAGCCCGTCTTCTTCGCCTTCTTCGACACCCGGCTCTCGGCGGAAGGGGAGGCCTCGCTGCTGCGCGCCGCGGAGTGTCTCCACCGGGGGCCGCGGCTGCGCGTCCGACTGCGCGGACACGCGGACATCCTCGGCCCCGAGTCCGTCAACGCCTCGCTGGGCCTGGGCCGCGCACAGTCCGTGGCCGCGAAGCTCCAGGCGCTCGGCATCGAGGGCGCGCGGCTGGTCCTGGAGACCCAGGGCGCGGACCTGCCTCCGTGCAACGACGGCACCCCGGGATGCATGGCGCGCAGCCGCCGGGTGGAGCTGCTCGTGGAGTCCTCGCCGCCCTGATGCTCGGGCCCTCAGTCCCGGGGCGGGAGGGCCACCGCCATCACCGCGTCGCGCAGGTGTCGGGCATCGAAGGGCTTGGCGAGCACGGGGTTCTTCACCTCCTGGAGGAAGCGCTTCGTCTCCGGCGTGAAGGCGCCGCCGCTGATGAAGACGATGCGCTCGTGCAGCCCTGGCCAGGAGTCGCGGACCGCCTGGTACACGTCCACGCCCGTCAGCTCCGGCATCATCAAGTCACACAGGATGACGTCGAAGGCGCTGTCTCCACTCAGTCGCGCCAGTGCCGCGCGTCCGTCCGGCGCCGTGACCAGCTCGTGGCCGCGCAACAGGCGCCGCATCAGGTCCAGCACGCGCGGCTCATCGTCCACCACCAGCACCCGTCGGCCCTCGGAGCGGGCGAGGGACTGGAGGCTCGGGGCGAGCGGCACGGGAGCCTCGGCACGCGGCAGGGTGACCTCCACCGTGGTGCCACGTCCTGGCTCGCTGCGCACGTCGATGCGTCCTCCCAGCGCCGTGACGATGTCGCGGCAGATGGCCAGCCCCATGCCCATGCCCTCACCCGCGCGGCGCGTGGTGAAGAGCGGGTCGAAGATGCGCGGCAGGACCTCGGGCGCGATTCCGCAGCCCGTGTCGGAGACGGCGAGCCGCACCTCGGTGGAGTCGGTACGCAGGCTCACGGTGATGCGGTTCTCGGAGACGTGGCCCTCGGGGATGGCGTGCGCCGCGTTGAGCACCAGGTTGAGCAGCACCTGACCCAG encodes:
- a CDS encoding TldD/PmbA family protein; protein product: MLLAAAPAQTDSRQVLLDAMSSELSRNQQQLKLQSHEPPYFMSYQLKDYEQEVVAARFGAIFMDDGYRERRLYVDARVGDYAFDSSVAEGLEFSFSTKGTSYTARKEGPLDDSPLALRTSLWLLTDEKYKSALFQFLKKKGEDVYSVEDPKRPASFTKEKPSTFVQPPVARPFDRARWLKVAREVSAQFNAHPELFDSEVRITADKVTRLFVSTEGTRLVTEETLYGLHVSAVTRAPDGQLLDDSRDFYAPTEAGLPDDERIRQSAAKVIEELMALRQAPAIDPYTGPAILAPEASGVLFHETVGHRLEGDRQDGDNEGKTFKGQVGKLVLPAFLSIHDDPSQRALAGEPLNGYYLYDEEGVKGQRVTLVEKGVLRNYLLGRRPVEGFLQSNGHGRSQGTLKPVARMANLMVESTRQVSDEKLKQMLIDEAKKQGKPYGLIIRDITGGNTNTSSYGYQAFKGVPRMVYRVDVKTGKETLVRGVEIVGTPLSAVNRIVATGQKRGIFNGFCGAESGNVPVSTVAPAALLQEIELQRAVEGKDRPPLLPSPAAQQAPPPAAKP
- a CDS encoding OmpA family protein, producing MSTGDAWLELAHDDRLSQDGFWELVSVEYTLDGRTLPSTMSPGSAGPRHALPLGLRWLDVSVVYEGRSSVFSYVDAYRFVMRGRVTIDARPGDTVRITSTAYERDGVTVQWQQRPAFILLGQPQEAIVGIEYGPVVNTPLPDEVAARVVDEVLAEARRLSPERPATASISEAVAPPVTCELEPVFFAFFDTRLSAEGEASLLRAAECLHRGPRLRVRLRGHADILGPESVNASLGLGRAQSVAAKLQALGIEGARLVLETQGADLPPCNDGTPGCMARSRRVELLVESSPP